Proteins from one Ipomoea triloba cultivar NCNSP0323 chromosome 1, ASM357664v1 genomic window:
- the LOC115998640 gene encoding membrane-anchored ubiquitin-fold protein 6, translating to MAVAELVEIKFRLADGSDIGPNKYSPSSTVGSLKEKIIAQWPKDKENGPKTINDVKLINAGKILENNRTLSESRLPVAEVAGAVITMHVVVRPPMVDKNNDKLHDDTPIKGGCSCSIL from the exons ATGGCTGTAGCAGAGTTAGTTGAGATCAAATTCAGGCTTGCTGATGGCAGTGATATTGGACCAAACAAGTATAGTCCTAGTAGCACTGTGGGATCCCTCAAAGAGAAGATAATTGCACAATGGCCCAAAG ATAAAGAAAATGGACCCAAGACGATCAATGATGTGAAGCTTATTAATGCTGGAAAGATACTGGAAAACAACAGAACGCTATCTGAATCTAGACTTCCAGTCGCTGAAGTTGCAGGAGCTGTCATCACTATGCATGTTGTCGTGCGTCCTCCCATGGTGGACAAAAACAATG ATAAACTGCACGATGATACCCCAATAAAGGGCGGGTGTTCATGTTCAATCTTGTAA